The following coding sequences lie in one Crassostrea angulata isolate pt1a10 chromosome 10, ASM2561291v2, whole genome shotgun sequence genomic window:
- the LOC128167837 gene encoding fibrinogen-like protein A gives MKAVFQSFILFLFLSEIVFGQEQVHGFFRFIEYFNEPQISSVINEIHNKSRRECSSECLKDENCYFFDFCKTGSSISCYFYNNNLVNTSGVQNGMCKRYELKQTCDIGHTFPCRCPTNMGDERCNYKYDCSGNLVDRNTPSYSFYRTFPNSVVKEMSCEMEIDNGGWIVFQRRVDGTTDFYRGWTEYEYGFGDLANNFYMGNYYLHEIVKSGDYELRVELEDQAGERAYAGYTNFMIGGPSTSYTLGVSGFFGNAGDSLDHHNGMKFTTYDRDNDDQSGSNCAVSFKGAWWHRFCFYSDLNGQYGIDSASGIIWFHWRGYQHSLVRAQMMVRRKIKHQH, from the exons ATGAAAGCGGTTTTTCAAAgctttatcttatttttattcCTTTCTGAAATAGTTTTTGGACAGGAACAGGTTCATGGCTTTTTTAGGTTCATAGAGTATTTTAATGAACCGCAGATTTCCTCCGTAATTAACGAAATTCATAATAAATCAAGGCGTGAATGCTCTTCAGAATGTTTAAAAGACGAAAACTGCTATTTTTTCGACTTCTGCAAAACCGGTAGTTCTATCTCGTGTTATTTCTACAACAACAACCTTGTCAACACTTCCGGTGTTCAAAATGGAATGTGCAAACGCTATGAATTA aaacaaacaTGTGATATTGGACACACCTTTCCCTGCCGATGCCCAACAAATATGGGAGACGAACGATGCAATTACAAATATG ATTGTAGTGGGAATTTGGTTGACAGGAATACGCCTTCATACAGTTTTTATAGAACGTTTCCAAACAGCGTAGTAAAGGAGATGAGTTGCGAAATGGAAATAGACAACGGGGGTTGGATA gTGTTCCAGCGTCGTGTGGATGGGACTACAGATTTCTACAGAGGATGGACTGAATACGAGTACGGGTTTGGAGATCTAGCCAACAATTTCTATATGG ggAACTATTACCTTCACGAAATTGTAAAATCGGGGGATTACGAGCTTCGAGTTGAGTTGGAGGATCAGGCTGGAGAAAGGGCGTACGCTGGCTACACGAACTTCATGATTGGAGGACCCTCCACATCTTACACGTTAGGAGTATCAGGCTTCTTTGGAAACGCAG GTGACAGTCTTGACCATCACAACGGAATGAAGTTCACTACTTACGACAGAGACAACGATGATCAATCGGGGTCAAATTGTGCTGTTAGCTTCAAAGGCGCCTGGTGGCACAGGTTCTGTTTTTATAGCGATCTGAATGGTCAATATGGAATTGATAGTGCTAGTGGTATCATTTGGTTTCACTGGCGTGGCTATCAGCATTCTTTAGTTAGAGCTCAAATGATGGTGAGGAGGAAAATAAAACACCAGCACTAA